The Arachis hypogaea cultivar Tifrunner chromosome 16, arahy.Tifrunner.gnm2.J5K5, whole genome shotgun sequence genome contains a region encoding:
- the LOC140180319 gene encoding uncharacterized protein encodes MKQREGSRPFQSLDSWFTHEDFFRMVEECRGLGEIQFTDKLKALTISLGRWHKANFGDMDKKITEFEEEIKKVDDMVSNGVYDGTMEARRKALVTCCERWDGLVGRIEPEDFVSLEALPTIEEIREAEWDCESSKAPGCDGYNTNFIKRCWEEIGSEFTAAVMGFFQTSRLPADSNITWVALASKFIGAREIKDLRPISMVGCVYKVISKKMGFEHRWRSWVMECVTTASMSVLKNGSPSKPFKMERGLRQGDPLSPFLFVLIVDVLHRMVGEAVRNERISPLLIGRDSIALSHL; translated from the exons ATGAAGCAGAGGGAAGGTTCAAGGCCGTTCCAAAGTCTAGATTCTTGGTTTACACATGAAGACTTTTTCAGAATGGTTGAGGAGTGTAGAGGTTTGGGGGAGATTCAGTTCACAGACAAATTGAAGGCTTTAACAATTTCGTTAGGGAGATGGCATAAGGCTAATTTTGGAGATATGGACAAGAAGATTACGGAGTTTGAGGAAGAAATTAAGAAGGTTGATGATATGGTAAGCAATGGGGTGTATGATGGAACGATGGAGGCTAGAAGAAAGGCGCTGGTTACTTGCTGTGAGCGGTG GGACGGTCTGGTGGGTAGGATAGAGCCGGAAGATTTTGTAAGTCTGGAGGCGTTGCCGACAATTGAGGAGATCAGAGAGGCTGAGTGGGATTGTGAGTCTTCTAAGGCACCAGGTTGTGATGGGTACAACACAAATTTTATTAAGAGGTGTTGGGAGGAGATTGGGTCTGAATTCACGGCAGCAGTGATGGGGTTCTTTCAGACATCAAGGTTGCCGGCGGACTCCAACATCACTTGGGTGGCGTTGGCATCTAAGTTCATTGGGGCAAGGGAGATTAAAGATTTGCGACCTATCAGCATGGTTGGGTGTGTATACAAGGTTATCTCCAAG AAGATGGGGTTTGAACATAGATGGAGATCgtgggttatggagtgtgtgACTACAGCATCTATGTCGGTTCTGAAAAATGGGTCGCCATCCAAGCCGTTCAAGATGGAAAGAGGCTTGAGACAAGGTGACCCGCTTTCTCCTTTCTTGTTTGTACTGATTGTGGATGTACTACATCGAATGGTTGGAGAGGCAGTTAGGAACGAACGTATATCACCATTGTTGATTGGGAGAGATAGCATAGCGTTGTCACATCTTTAG